In the genome of Kluyveromyces marxianus DMKU3-1042 DNA, complete genome, chromosome 1, one region contains:
- the CAB1 gene encoding pantothenate kinase, which translates to MTSDILLSHSQLANTSKEDVQDSCSTFTIAVDIGGSLAKVVFMPPNSSRLMFRTLETERIDEFMQLLHDIIQQYHDGLYEQTLLVATGGGSYKFYDLMVKQFPTVIGIERSDEMDCLIKGLDFFIHEIPNEIFTYNDLEGENAVEPSHNCNSIYPYMLVNIGSGVSILKVDSPKTFSRVGGSSLGGGTLWGLLSLITGAKSFDEMLSWAHKGDNTNVDMLVGDIYGTAYDKLGLKSTHIASSFGKVFQNRSHVAHENTRYPSPSTTSTDIIQSDNKFNNADISKSLLYAVSNNIGQIAYLQAKIHHVKNIYFGGSYIRGHYTTMNTLSYAINFWSEGEKQAFFLKHEGYLGAMGAYLLAQRQKT; encoded by the coding sequence ATGACATCTGATATACTTCTAAGTCATTCTCAGCTAGCGAATACTTCTAAAGAAGATGTTCAGGATAGCTGTTCTACCTTTACTATAGCGGTAGATATCGGCGGTAGTTTAGCGAAAGTTGTTTTCATGCCGCCCAACTCGAGCAGGCTTATGTTCAGGACTCTGGAGACTGAACGGATCGACGAGTTCATGCAGCTCCTCCATGACATTATACAACAGTACCATGACGGGCTATACGAGCAGACGTTGCTTGTCGCTACTGGCGGTGGGTCGTACAAGTTTTATGACTTGATGGTAAAACAGTTTCCGACGGTTATAGGAATTGAAAGGTCTGATGAGATGGATTGCTTGATCAAAGGGTTGGATTTCTTCATTCACGAAATCCCAAATGAGATATTCACATACAACGACTTGGAAGGCGAAAACGCAGTGGAACCCTCACATAACTGCAACTCCATTTATCCGTACATGCTAGTAAATATAGGATCTGGTGTCTCTATCTTGAAAGTAGACTCACCAAAAACATTTAGTAGGGTGGGAGGATCATCTTTGGGTGGAGGAACCCTTTGGGGATTACTCTCGTTGATAACCGGCGCTAAATCCTTCGACGAAATGTTAAGCTGGGCGCACAAGGGAGACAATACAAACGTGGATATGCTCGTCGGAGATATATATGGGACGGCTTATGATAAGCTAGGATTGAAATCCACTCACATAGCGTCTTCTTTTGGCAAAGTTTTCCAAAACAGGTCACACGTAGCCCACGAAAATACCAGATACCCTTCTCCTTCGACAACTTCCACAGATATCATCCAAAGCGACAACAAATTTAATAATGCTGATATCTCAAAGTCTCTATTATACGCCGtatcaaataatattgGACAAATTGCATATCTACAGGCGAAGATTCACCACGTTAAGAATATTTACTTTGGCGGCTCCTACATAAGAGGTCATTATACAACCATGAACACATTGAGTTACGCTATTAATTTCTGGTCCGAGGGCGAAAAGCAAGCTTTCTTCCTAAAACACGAGGGCTACTTGGGCGCAATGGGAGCATACCTCCTTGCCCAGCGGCAAAAAACATAA
- the KRE28 gene encoding Kre28p, whose amino-acid sequence MGKHHSEYYSEVEKFETQVTHVTEQVLHEQDRLRNSTLREFNQTVLQLVADYEMFELEGQCDPSKMTFYVEQLEIWTNSLKQLHLELESVDNFLRYVIPNDQSLSTLANFDEDKITSLQDEVCELRDVNIVQQDKEIESLKQQIIEKSNENLTINEKVKETCLDVSQDIDQCWKLLEQIEDYERRTPSREFDASKDPTFSTYNQWKWNQLAESELKSLEEQLSTLEVTKEKLGSLLAKRATLNPSSDLMEMFTTYQLLNELWEKKIISTLFPDIKNLAIYPQSGKIHFSVGVVEVIIVMEKDVINSISLFSYELPYDQIESIKEGILYKIENQKSLFNVLITVSDHIINSL is encoded by the coding sequence ATGGGAAAGCATCATTCCGAATATTATTCTGAGGTGGAGAAGTTTGAAACGCAAGTCACCCATGTAACAGAGCAAGTCCTTCATGAGCAGGACCGTTTACGCAACTCAACTTTGAGAGAATTCAATCAAACAGTTCTACAACTAGTAGCGGATTATGAGATGTTTGAATTAGAAGGTCAATGTGACCCTTCGAAGATGACTTTTTACGTGGAGCAGCTCGAGATATGGACAAACAGTTTGAAGCAGCTCCATCTCGAGTTAGAGTCAGTAGATAACTTCCTGAGATATGTGATACCGAACGATCAAAGCCTTTCGACGCTTGCAaactttgatgaagataaaaTTACAAGTCTTCAAGATGAAGTATGTGAACTTAGAGACGTTAATATTGTTCAGCAAGACAAGGAAATTGAGTCCTTAAAACAGCAAATTATAGAAAAGAGTAATGAGAACTTGACCATAAATGAGAAGGTTAAGGAAACCTGTTTAGATGTGTCACAAGATATAGATCAATGCTGGAAACTATTAGAACAGATTGAAGATtatgaaagaagaactccTTCCAGAGAATTTGATGCATCTAAAGATCCGACTTTCTCTACATACAACCAATGGAAATGGAATCAGCTGGCTGAATCCGAGTTGAAAAGTCTAGAGGAACAACTTTCAACTTTAGAAGtaacgaaagaaaaactgGGAAGCTTACTAGCTAAAAGAGCAACCTTGAATCCTTCCTCAGATCTTATGGAGATGTTCACTACGTATCAATTGTTGAACGAATTGtgggaaaagaaaattatcTCTACATTATTCCCAGATATAAAAAACCTGGCTATTTATCCACAGTCAGGAAAGATTCATTTCTCAGTTGGCGTTGTAGAAGTGATAATTGTAATGGAAAAAGATGTTATTAATTCGATATCTTTATTCTCGTATGAGCTTCCCTATGATCAAATTGAAAGTATCAAAGAGGGTATATTGTACAAAATTGAGAATCAAAAGTCACTTTTCAACGTCCTTATAACAGTATCGGATCATATCATAAATTCATTATAG